A single genomic interval of Mycteria americana isolate JAX WOST 10 ecotype Jacksonville Zoo and Gardens chromosome 20, USCA_MyAme_1.0, whole genome shotgun sequence harbors:
- the LOC142418971 gene encoding LOW QUALITY PROTEIN: copine-5-like (The sequence of the model RefSeq protein was modified relative to this genomic sequence to represent the inferred CDS: deleted 2 bases in 2 codons) → MAGLGVPEPGSGPGPGPVPATRVELTVSCRQLLDKDTFSKSDPLCVLYTQRPGSRQWREFGRTEVIDNSLNPDFLRKFVLDYFFEEKQNLRFDLYDVDSKSPDLSKHDFLGQAFCTLGEIVGSAGSRLEKPLTMGTVTTHTRGRRPAPAVSNGGIPGKKCGTIILLAEELGNCRDVATLQFCANKLDKKDFFGKSDPFMVFYRSNEDGTFTICHKTEVVRNTLNPVWQAFAIPVRALCNGDYDRAIKVEVYDWDRDGSHDFIGEFTTSYRELARGQSQFNVYEVVNPRKRMKKKKYLNSGTVTLLSFAVESDHTFLDYIRGGTQINFTVAIDFTASNGNPSQSTSLHYLSPYQLNAYAMALKAVGEIIQDYDSDKMFPALGFGAKIPPDGRVSHEFPLVRGCPKGGGGVWGWGHGGIALVTGVLVLQNGDAANPACSGIEGVLEAYHRSLRSVQLYGPTNFAPVVNHVARSAAAVLDGSQYFVLLIITDGVISDMAQTKEAIVNAAKLPMSIIIVGVGQAEFDAMVELDGDDIRISSRGKVAERDIVQFVPFRDYVEGGASPVLSMARLAKDVLAEIPDQFISYMKARGIKPQPAPPSPDPPGPPVPPQP, encoded by the exons ATGGCGGGCCTGGGCGTCCCGGAgccgggcagcggccccggccccggccccgtcccggcCACCCGGGTGGAGCTGACGGTGTCCTGCAG GCAGCTCCTGGACAAGGACACCTTCTCCAAGTCGGACCCAC TCTGTGTGCTCTACACCCAgcgccccggcagcaggcagTGGCGGGAG ttCGGCCGGACCGAGGTCATCGACAACTCCCTGAACCCCGACTTTCTGCGCAAGTTCGTCCTCGACTACTTCTTCGAGGAGAAGCAGAACCTCCGCTTCGACCT GTACGATGTGGACTCCAAAAGCCCCGACCTCTCCAAGCAC GATTTCCTGGGCCAGGCCTTCTGCACCCTGGGCGAGATCGTGGGCTCGGCCGGCAGCCGCCTGGAGAAGCCCCTGAC gatggggacagTCACCACGCACACCCGGGGCAGGAGACCCGCTCCGGCTGTCTCCAACGg CGGCATCCCTGGGAAGAAGTGCGGCACCATCATCCTCCTCGCTGAAGAGCTGGGCAACTGCCGG GACGTGGCCACGCTGCAGTTCTGCGCCAACAAGCTGGACAAGAAGGATTTCTTCGGCAAATCCGACCCCTTCATGGTCTTCTACCGCAGCAACGAGGACGGGAC CTTCACCATCTGCCACAAGACGGAGGTGGTGAGGAACACGCTGAACCCCGTCTGGCAGGCGTTCGCCATCCCGGTGCGCGCCCTCTGCAACGGCGACTACGACCG AGCTATCAAGGTGGAGGTGTACGACTGGGACCGCGATGGCAG ccACGACTTCATCGGGGAGTTCACCACCAGCTACCGGGAGCTGGCGCGGGGACAGAGCCAGTTCAACGTCTACGAG GTGGTGAACCccaggaagaggatgaagaagaagaagtaCCTGAACTCGGGGACG GTGACACTGCTGTCCTTCGCGGTGGAGTCCGACCACACCTTCCTGGACTACATCAGGGGCGG GACCCAAATCAACTTCACGGTGGCCATCGACTTCACCGCATCCAACG GGAACCCCTCGCAGTCCACCTCGCTGCACTACCTGAGCCCCTACCAGCTCAACGCCTACGCCATGGCCCTCAAGGCGGTGGGCGAGATCATCCAGGACTACGACAGCGACAAGATGTTCCCCGCCCTCGGCTTCGGCGCCAAGATCCCGCCGGACGGACGCGTGTCCCACGAGTTCCCGCTGGTGAGGGGCTGtcccaaagggggggggggggtg tggggttggggacacggtGGCATCGCCCTTGTCACCGGGGTT CTCGTTTTGCAGAACGGTGACGCGGCCAACCCGGCGTGCAGCGGCATCGAGGGCGTCCTGGAGGCGTATCACCGCAGCCTGCGCAGCGTCCAGCTCTACGGACCCACCAACTTCGCCCCCGTGGTCAACCACGTTGCCCG CTCGGCGGCGGCGGTGCTGGACGGGTCCCAGTACTTTGTGCTGCTCATCATCACTGATGGCGTCATCTCGGACATGGCGCAGACCAAGGAGGCCATCGTCAAC gctgccaagCTCCCCATGTCCATCATCATCGTGGGGGTCGGCCAGGCCGAGTTCGACG ccATGGTGGAGCTGGACGGTGACGACATCCGCATCTCCTCCCGCGGCAAGGTGGCCGAGCGCGACATCGTGCAG TTCGTCCCCTTCCGCGACTACGTGGAGGGGGGGGCCAGCCCGGTGCTGAGCATGGCGCGCCTGGCCAAGGACGTCCTGGCCGAGATCCCTGACCAGTTCATCTCCTACATGAAGGCGCGGGGCATCAAGCCCCAgcccgcgccccccagccccgacccccccggccccccagtgcccccccagccctga
- the PPIL1 gene encoding LOW QUALITY PROTEIN: peptidyl-prolyl cis-trans isomerase-like 1 (The sequence of the model RefSeq protein was modified relative to this genomic sequence to represent the inferred CDS: deleted 1 base in 1 codon), translating into MAAVPPDSWQPPTVAMETTMGPLVLELYWKHAPRTCKNFAELCRRGYYNGTKFHRVIKDFMVQGGDPTGTGRGGASIYGKQFEDELHPELKFTGAGILAMANAGPDTNGSQFFLTLGPAQWLDGKHSIFGRVCQGMGVLGRLAMVETNAQDRPLDDVKVIKAFPSG; encoded by the exons atgGCCGCCGTCCCGCCCGACTCCTGGCAGCCGCCCACCGTCGCCATGGAGACCAC GATGGGCCCGCTGGTGCTGGAGCTGTACTGGAAACACGCGCCCCGCACCTGCAAGAACTTCGCCGAGCTCTGCCGCCGCGGCTACTACAACGGCACCAAGTTCCACCGCGTCATCAAGGACTTCATGGTGCAG GGGGGGGACCCCACCGGCACCG GCCGCGGCGGCGCCTCCATCTACGGCAAACAGTTCGAGGACGAGCTGCACCCCGAGCTGAAGTTCACCG GCGCCGGCATCCTGGCCATGGCCAACGCGGGACCGGACACCAACGGCAGCCAGTTCTTCCTGACGCTGGGCCCGGCGCAGTGGCTGGACGGGAAGCACAGCATCTTCGGGAGGGTCTGCCAGGGCATGGGGGTCCTGGGCCGCCTGGCCATGGTGGAGACCAACGCCCAGGACCGGCCCCTCGACGACGTCAAGGTCATCAAGGCGTTTCCTTCGGGGtag
- the PSRC1 gene encoding proline/serine-rich coiled-coil protein 1, with amino-acid sequence MAEERDVRFVTEESFDFGFLSPSDSREEEEDEEESPAGAGAGGGSGRWSPLSGARLEEMVREATRLAAQLEQCHLSPAGPSRSPRSPRRETFVVKDSPVRALLPTVEPRGPPPAAVRPPAKPRGVPAATNIPGTRKVSPSCHPTAAPKGPSGARVPPPSRVGPPRPCPPQGQGAGTRGKSEPPRAGTAGQPKARGGTAPCPPATRQPRARATTVPVPVPSSRPPAPSAIPRAPGRTPAGGAAPGGRAPAPRGAGAARAAPPAAGSGCKPGPAPSRLRPPRKTAVSSTPR; translated from the exons ATGGCCGAGGAGCGAG ATGTCCGCTTTGTCACCGAGGAGAGCTTCGACTTTGGGTTCCTGTCCCCTTCCGACAG ccgggaggaagaagaggatgaggaggagagcccggctggggcgggggccggggggggcagcgggcgctGGAGCCCCCTGAGCGGTGCCCGGCTGGAGGAGATGGTGCGGGAGGCCACACGCCTGGCGGCACAGCTGGAGCAATGTCACCTgtcccccgccggcccctcccgcagcccccgcagcccccgccgcgagACCTTCGTGGTGAAGGACAGCCCGGTGCGGGCGCTGCTGCCCACCGTGGagccgcggggacccccccccgccgccgtccGGCCCCCCGCCAAGCCCCGGGGTGTCCCCGCTGCCACCAACATCCCCGGCACCCGGAAG GTCTCGCCCAGCTGTCACCCCACAGCGGCGCCGAAGGGACCCTCCGGTgccagggtgcccccccccagccgggTGGGCCCCCCCCGGCCTtgccctccccaggggcagggggctgggaccCGGGGCAAGTCGGAGCCCCCGCGGGCAGGGACAGCAG gccaGCCGAAGGCGAGGGGGGGcactgccccctgcccccccgccacccgccagccccgcgccagGGCCAccaccgtccccgtccccgtcccctccagccGCCCCCCCGCACCCAGCGCCATCCCCAGGGCGCCCGGCCGGaccccggcggggggggcggcacCGGGTGGGAGGGCACCCGCGCCCAGAG gTGCGGGGGCAGCacgggcagcccccccggccgcTGGCTCGGGGTGCAAACCCGGACCCGCCCCCAGCCGCCTCCGCCCCCCCCGGAAGACGGCAGTGAGCAGCACCCCGAGGTGA